One part of the Vitis riparia cultivar Riparia Gloire de Montpellier isolate 1030 chromosome 15, EGFV_Vit.rip_1.0, whole genome shotgun sequence genome encodes these proteins:
- the LOC117931955 gene encoding probable inactive leucine-rich repeat receptor kinase XIAO, which translates to MRSLGHVIPIEVSCLTKLVTIDFSVFYLGVPTLKLENPNLRMLVQNLTELRELYLNGVNISAHWKEWCQALSSSVPNLQVLSLASCYLYGPLDSSLQKLQSLSSIRLDSNNFSAPVLEFLANFSNLTQLRLSSCGLYGTFPEKIFQVPTLQILDLSNNKLLLCSLPEFPQNRSLGTLVLSDTKFSGKVSNSIGNLKRLTRIELAGCDFSGAIPNSMADLTQLVYLDLSYNKFSGPIPPFSLSKNLTRINLSHNYLTVPIPFSHLDGLVNLVTLDLRDNSLNGSLPMLLFSLPSLQKIQLSNNQFSGPLSKFSVVPFSVLETLDLSSNNLEGPIPVSVFDLHCLNILDLSSNKFNGTVLLSSFQKLGNLTNLSLSYNNLSINSSVGNPTLPRLLNLTTLKLASCKLRTLPDLSTHQD; encoded by the exons ATGCGTTCTCTGGGACATGTT ATTCCAATTGAGGTCTCATGTTTGACGAAATTGGTTACTATTGATTTCTCTGTGTTTTACCTTGGAGTTCCTACGCTGAAACTTGAGAACCCAAATCTAAGAATGCTGGTTCAGAACCTGACAGAGCTTAGAGAACTCTATCTTAATGGTGTAAACATATCGGCACATTGGAAGGAATGGTGCCAGGCATTATCATCTTCAGTGCCTAATCTCCAAGTGCTGAGCTTGGCAAGCTGTTATCTTTATGGCCCTCTTGATTCTTCTCTGCAGAAGCTTCAGTCTCTCTCAAGCATTCGCCTGGATAGTAACAACTTCTCTGCTCCTGTTCTAGAATTCCTAGCCAATTTCTCGAATTTGACTCAATTGCGGCTCAGTTCTTGTGGATTATATGGAACATTTCCAGAAAAGATCTTTCAGGTACCAACCCTTCAGATTCTTGATTTGTCAAACAACAAGTTGCTCCTGTGTTCTTTGCCGGAATTCCCTCAGAATCGATCTCTAGGAACTCTGGTGCTCTCGGATACAAAATTTTCAGGGAAAGTATCAAACTCCATAGGCAATCTCAAGAGGTTGACTAGGATAGAGCTTGCAGGTTGTGATTTCAGTGGAGCAATTCCAAACTCGATGGCAGACCTTACACAACTGGTTTACTTGGACTTATCTTATAACAAGTTTTCCGGTCCAATCCCACCTTTTAGTTTGTCCAAGAACCTGACCCGAATAAACCTTTCTCATAATTATTTAACGGTTCCAATTCCTTTCTCTCACTTGGATGGTCTTGTAAATCTAGTGACTCTTGACTTACGAGACAATTCACTGAATGGAAGTCTCCCCATGCTCCTGTTTTCCCTCCCATCACTGCAGAAGATACAACTGAGCAACAACCAATTTTCTGGTCCCTTGAGTAAATTTTCAGTTGTGCCTTTTTCTGTACTGGAGACCCTTGATTTGAGTAGCAACAATTTGGAAGGGCCAATACCCGTATCTGTCTTTGATCTCCACTGTCTTAACATCCTTGATCTTTCTTCCAACAAATTTAATGGCACTGTTTTACTAAGCAGCTTTCAGAAACTTGGAAATCTTACCAACCTTAGTCTGTCATACAACAACTTGTCCATCAATTCAAGTGTTGGTAATCCCACTTTGCCCCGGCTGTTGAATCTTACCACATTAAAATTGGCTTCTTGCAAGCTTCGAACATTACCTGATCTTAGCACCCATCAAGATTGA